The stretch of DNA GCTGACCGTGACGTTCATTGTCCTGTTCGTGGCCGCGTTCCTCATCTGGGTGGTGGGCGGTGCCCGTACCCCGAACATCTCCCTGGCCGGCCTGATCGCCGGCTCCGTCACGCTCGCGGTCCCGCTGGTGTTCGGCTCGCTCTCCGGCGTCCTCTGCGAGCGGGTGGGCGTGGTGAACATCGCCATCGAGGGCCAGCTCCTGGGCGGAGCCTTCACCGCAGCCATCGTGGCCACCATGACGCAGAACCCCTTTATCGGCCTGGTGGCTGCCGCCCTGGCCGGAGCCGTGGTGTCCATGGTGCTGGCGCTGTTCAGCATCAAATACCTCGTCAACCAGATCATCGTGGGCGTGGTGCTGAACGTCCTGGTCTCGGGCGTCACCGGCTTCCTCTTCAGCACGGTGATGCAGGCCAACAAGGCCCAGTTCAATTCGCCTCCCGGGCTGGACATCATCGAGATTCCCGTCCTGTCCAGCATCCCGATCGTAGGGCCCATCCTGTTCCGCCAATCCCTGGTGGGATACCTGATGTACATCGCGGTCCTGGTGGTCTGGGTTGGGCTGTTCAAGACCCGCTGGGGCCTCCGGGTGCGGGCCGTGGGCGAGCATCCCCAGGCAGCGGACACCCTGGGCATCAACGTCAACGCCACACGGTTCTGGAACGTCACCCTGGGCGGGGCAGTGGCCGGCATCGGCGGGTCCTTCTTCACCCTGGTGGCGATTGACAGCTTCACCAAGGAAATTTCGGGTGGGCGCGGCTTCATTGCGCTGGCGGCCCTGATCTTCGGCCGGTGGAACCCGATCGGTGCGTTCTTCGCCGCGCTGCTGTTCGGGTTCGCTGACAACCTGCAGAGCATCGTGACCATCATCGGAACCCCGGTACCCAGCCAGTTCATGGCCATGCTGCCCTACCTGGTGACAGTCCTGGCGGTGGCCGGGCTGGTAGGCAGGTCCCGGGGCCCGGCGGCCAGCGGCATTCCCTATGTCAAGGGCTGACGCAGCGGTGGGGGGAGAAGACCCGGACTGGTCCGCCCTGGAGGCTGCCGCCGTAGCCGCCATGCGGAACGCCTACGTTCCCTACTCGAAGTTCCCGGTGGGGGCGGCGGCACTGACCGAGGACGGCCGGATTGTCAGCGGCTGCAACGTTGAAAATGCCAGTTATGGACTGACCCTGTGTGCCGAGTGTGCACTGGTGGGCAACCTGCACATGACCGGCGGCGGACTGCTCAAGGCGTTCTACTGTGTGGACGGCAACGGCAATGTCCTGATGCCCTGCGGGCGCTGCCGCCAGCTGCTCTATGAATTCCGCGCGCCCGGCATGGAACTCATGACCACCCAGGGCATTAAGACCATGGACCAGGTGCTGCCCGACGCCTTCGGTCCCGAACACCTGGAGGAAACCCGGTGACAGGCAACCGCGCAGCGATCAACAAAGCCGAAGCGTTCGACGCCGTCGATATCATCCGCATCAAGCGGGATAAAGGCACCCTCAGCCCGGAACAGATTGACTGG from Pseudarthrobacter siccitolerans encodes:
- a CDS encoding cytidine deaminase → MSRADAAVGGEDPDWSALEAAAVAAMRNAYVPYSKFPVGAAALTEDGRIVSGCNVENASYGLTLCAECALVGNLHMTGGGLLKAFYCVDGNGNVLMPCGRCRQLLYEFRAPGMELMTTQGIKTMDQVLPDAFGPEHLEETR
- a CDS encoding ABC transporter permease, with product MSTTVSSPRPGQPQPGNATPESGPAAVSLKPVTWRTPILLTAFGLIALVFFGLMAPNQTASFGVSTGEDFFQLPALQMNAFAGGIVLSVLLLGLAGHAVYLKTKGRPAPGWLTVTFIVLFVAAFLIWVVGGARTPNISLAGLIAGSVTLAVPLVFGSLSGVLCERVGVVNIAIEGQLLGGAFTAAIVATMTQNPFIGLVAAALAGAVVSMVLALFSIKYLVNQIIVGVVLNVLVSGVTGFLFSTVMQANKAQFNSPPGLDIIEIPVLSSIPIVGPILFRQSLVGYLMYIAVLVVWVGLFKTRWGLRVRAVGEHPQAADTLGINVNATRFWNVTLGGAVAGIGGSFFTLVAIDSFTKEISGGRGFIALAALIFGRWNPIGAFFAALLFGFADNLQSIVTIIGTPVPSQFMAMLPYLVTVLAVAGLVGRSRGPAASGIPYVKG